The nucleotide window CAGCACGCGGGGAACATCATGTTTGCGCACGTATTAGACTGTTGACCTAAACAAAAGAGGTTACCTCAAATGTTTTATGACCCAACCGAATAACCGGCAGCGAGACACCGCATCCTAGCGAGCAGAAATGTATGGATGTTCACCTATACTGTCCGTTAGACGCTTGGAATGCACAATGTGCGAAATGTGCGCCCTAGACCTTTTACGCGCGGCTCAATCCCTGTTGCGCATTCGATGTAAAACGGAAAACAAGCACACACGAGAGTATCATTAATAATATGATCAAAATGTCCACATGCATAAAAAGTCGACTACAAGTAAACGTATAACAATGAATGTTTGCGTTGAATTGCAACAAACACACGTTACGTACGGATCGTTAAACGCAGATTTCACCAAGGCAAGGTCGCGTAATTTAAAGTAGACTGAAAAGCAGTTAACCATATTGCTTTTCTGACAGAAATAACATTCTACACGTGAATGCGGGTACTTACGTGCCATGTTTTTGAGATTCCACAGTTCCAGACCACCGCCTTTTCCTACTTTTATGTTTCCGGCACTCTCCGACAAGGATCAAGCAGAAGAGTACAAACAAGAACCTTGTATAATATGGCATTATGTGTTCAAACTTTAAAGTCCTCTGATGAGTGGAGAAGCTCCTTTAGTCCACGTCCGCAACGATTTGAGCATTGTACCATCTTTTAGCAAGAAGCACAACGTCTTTGACGGCGAGCATTGTAATGATGAACTGAGTCGGCTGATTAGAGACCAATGACTGATAACGCGGCAGAGCGGTTTGTCTCGCCCGCCGATTGGTCTACTGGCTCCAGAGGTTTTTACGCTCTGGACCACGGCTCCGCGCAGCTACAGATTAGTGTGACCGCAACCAGGGCATCCTCGATCAACTGACGTAACACGTTCTTATATTTACTCAGCTGTCTACAGGCCTACTCTTTCGTAAAAATATAAGTATATTCTGCTTGTTGTCTCATTTTATATGATCTAAAGCTGGTGGTATTTTCATTTCCAGTTTTCAGAATAGAACCTAGTACAATTGAAGATCAGAGTTGGTAGATTAATGTTAGGTTAAATAATATATTAAGTCAGGCAGGCTTCCTGGCAACATACTGTTGATTGTTAACTAACCACTGCTAATTCTTTCTCAAATAAACTAAAAATGAGAGAATTTCAGAGAACTGAGAGACCACTTATTAAGAGTGACACAACACTAACAAAGTATCAGTATTTTTATTCAAAGGATTTATTTCCATTACAGTGTCCATATTTAGGGTTTAGCCATAGTAACTGAGGATGTGAACAGATGGATTATATTATCTTAAAAACAATATGGTTCTTGGTCATTGGACTCATTCCACCCTGAGGTAGTCTATCCGATCACAGTGACCATGAACGTCATGAGAACAGTACTACGAGAGAACTTATCTGTTCTGGTCCAAAAATGCTCCTCGAGAACGATGTCTCCACCCACACAAGTCCTGCATCAGCTCCCAGACAGAAAGATAACAGCGCATTCATCTGTCACACTGTGTACAGGACCTGAGTTCAACCAAGCCAATGTCGGGTCAATTGTTGGATCTTTCCCTTGCTCTACAGACATCTGCATCATCGATAAACTAAATACTTGTAAAAGCAGGAAAGCTGGAACTGTAAGCAATCTCAGGTTTTCAAAATGGCTGTCACAGGACGCTATGATAACTAATGTGCAGGTTGGCATTTTACTTCAAATGGAACAATTACATAAAGTATCAGAGACCAATACAAGCCTTCATAGTTTAGACGAGTTAAAACCATTGACTTTAAATATTGAAAGCGAGCAACAAACCCAAAAactaaaatgaaataaaaaccaAAAGGAAGTCTTTGTTTGTTGACGTTGAGTTTGGACACCAGACTCTCACCTTAAAAACACATTATACAGAGAGCAGTTATAACCCCTGGGGAGGTGTTGTGGTGAGTCGACCGTGACCCCCACAGGAATGCAGGACACCCTGACTGTGAACCCAGTCCCCAGTGATCTGTCCTGGGGAGAGCACCCCACCAGGCCAGCAGGAGCCCCCTGCACACAGAGCTGACGTCCACGCATATCCAGGTCCCTGGGCGTCACAGTTTGTCCAGccaggggtaggaggggggggaggggtaggaggggaggggtatgaggggtaggaggggagggaagcgggggggagggtggcagTGGGTGCGTGTGTTAGCAGCGTTATCACAGCTCGTAGTCAAACTTGTACTCTTGTGTCAGGTAGACCCTACGGAAGATGAGCGCGGCCAGGGCCAGGGTGAGCAGCAGGATGAGCACCACGGAGCCCGTGTGGCTGCCGtcctgaggggggtgaggggccacGGGGAAGGCAGGGAAGATGGGCCGGCTCGGGGACTCcctctgggcctgggcctggccctGCTGCTGGGCTCTGCGCTGGCGGGGGCTGAGGGAGCGGGCGCTGGCAGCAGGGGGGGCGGCCTGCTCCTCACTGGCTGCTGGAGATGCCTCCGACTGTAGGGatgggatcacacacacaccggatcaaaacacacacacacacacgctcgcaccccCAGTGTGACGTCGATGGCGTGGGGCCATCACAACTGTGTTTCTGCTCTCACACCATTTCAAAGTGTGTCGAATTTAGGAGCTTTTCAGATTACAATATTAGCAAGACTCAGAAATAACTTTTCCTTTCAAACATTGCTTTACAAGTTCGTGAAAAGAGTCAAATCATTTACGTCCATTAAACAACCTAAAACAAACTAGTGCAGTACCTATAAAAAGCTCAAACTGGTGAAGGAGCAGATGTTTATTTTCAGAGTATTTCTTGGGATGATGACTACACATGAGCACCGTAGCAGCAGGCAGGTTATTGTACAGaataagtcaggtggctgagtggtgagggaatcgggctagtaatccgaaggttgccagttcgattcccggtcatgcaaactgacgttgtgtccttgggcaaggcacttcaccctacttgcctcgggggaatgtccctgtacttactgtaagtcgctctggataagagcgtctgctaaatgactaaatgtaaatgtaaatgtaacacgtTCCACTAAGTGAGGACCCGGCTTGAGGTCAAGCAGGGACATTGGGAAATGTCCCTGCTGTAAATAAGGACAGCAAAATAACAGTGCTGAAACTTTGTGTGTGAttgcttgtgtgtttgatggCGCTATCTggtagccctgtcctgtgacaggctgtctggtagccctgtcctgtgacaagctatctggtagccctgtcctgtgacaggctgtctggtagccctgtcctgtgacaggctgtctggtagccctgtcctgtgacaagctgtctggtagccctgtcctgtgacaggctgtctggtagccctgtcctgtgacaggctgtctggtagccctgtcctgtgacaggctgtctggtagccctgtcctgtgacaagctgtctggtagccctgtcctgtgacaggctgtctggtagccctgtcctgtgacaggctgtctggtagccctgtcctgtgacaggctgtctggtagccctgtcctgtgacaggctgtctggtagccctgtcctgtgacaagctgtctggtagccctgtcctgtgacaggctgtctggtagccctgtcctgtgacaggctgtctggtagccctgtcctgtgacaggctgtctggtagccctgtcctgtgacaagctgtctggtagccctgtcctgtgacaggctgtctggtagccctgtcctgtgacaagctgtctggtagccctgtcctgtgacaggctgtctggtagccctgtcctgtgacaggctgtctggtagccctgtcctgtgacaggctgtctggtagccctgtcctgtgacaggctgtctggtagccctgtcctgtgacaagctgtctggtagccctgtcctgtgacaagctgtctggtagccctgtcctgtgacaagctgtctggtagccctgtcctgtgacaggctgtctggtagccctgtcctgtgacaagctgtctggtagccctgtcctgtgacaggctgtctggtagccctgtcctgtgacaagctgtctggtagccctgtcctgtgacaggctgtctggtagccctgtcctgtgacaggctgtctggtagccctgtcctgtgacaagctgtctggtagccctgtcctgtgacaggctgtctggtagccctgtcctgtgacaggctgtctggtagccctgtcctgtgacaagctgtctggtagccctgtcctgtgacaggctgtctggtagccctgtcctgtgacaggctgtctggtagccctgtcctgtgacaggctgtctggtagccctgtcctgtgacaggctgtctggtagccctgtcctgtgacaagctgtctggtagccctgtcctgtgacaggctgtctggtagccctgtcctgtgacaagctgtctggtagccctgtcctgtgacaggctgtctggtagccctgtcctgtgacaggctgtctggtagccctgtcctgtgacaagctgtctggtagccctgtcctgtgacaggctgtctggtagccctgtcctgtgacaggctgtctggtagccctgtcctgtgacagGCTGCCTGGTAGCCCTGTCCTGAGCCCAATCCTCCAGATTGAAAGCCCTTCTAATGTTCCCCCCCGGTGCAGCACGTGGTGGGAAGTACGGTCGGGGCCTGATACAGCCGTGTCATCGTGCGCTGCGATTACTTCTGATGCCATTAGGCGTGATTTCCTGTCGGTGGCGTGCTGCGGCAACACGGGACGAGCCAGCCGTTACATAAAGCACTATCAGAGATGAGGGATCATTTACAGGACAACTACAACGTCAACATAGCCATACTCTGCTCTTAATCCCTGACCCCCCTGTGAGGGGCACACAGACCCCCCACAGCTCAGCCTCATAGATCTCATAATGAACCTTTAATGGGGTTAGAATCGAATACCTCGGAATCAATGACTGAGATAACAGACCCCAGGACTTACTGACGAGGGGGCGTAATCATGTCTAACCGTCCCATTCCTCTGGAAAGGAGGGAACATTACCAAGTTGTAGAAGATCCAGCTAATCTCTTCGGCGTGGATCATTTCCCCTGGTGGTTTTTCTTCCCACATTGGTGACAAACATAGCGGGCTGTGGGGGTTTGTGGGTGCTGGGCTGGCCGTGTCTCCTACCTGCTCCCCCAGGCCCTCAGAGGGCCCCTGCTCCCCCAGACCCAAGCTCTGACCCTGGGAGCTGGCGGAGGAATCGCTGGACGCTCCGGCGCTCTCGCTGGAGAGGCTGGACGAGCTGGACTCTTcctgcagtcacacacagttacacaagcATGAATGCAAGTACActtacacagacaaacaactgATGTCAAATACAATGTACTCCAGTGTATTTGAGAATGCTGAGCAAGTCTTTAAATGTAAAAACCCAGCTTTTTTTACTACAACTACTAGATGTAGAATGGGGttaagacacagaaacacatttccATACTGGCAGCTAAGGAGTTCTGGAAGAAAAAAACCCCCACTTCACAAGAGACACACTTTACAATATTATGTTAGATTTTTATAGTGCCTTTCTGGAGCTCAAGGACACTTAGAATACACCATCTAGTAGACAATCCCTGTACCTTGAATTTGATCTGCTGGGCGAGTTCTTTGGCCTTGGCATGGGCAGGGCTGTGCGTGCTgttgggggagagggacagcaggGCCGTCCGAGTGGAGCACTCACAGGCCTCGCAGCAGAAGTCCAGGGATCTACCACAGGGTCAACAAAACACTCAGCGTAAGGGCCCGGACGAGCATGGGAGgctctgaggctgggggctTGAAGGGACGTGTTTGCTCCCGTGCACACGCATCTTCTGTTGCGCTTGCGAGTTAGAAGTCCCGGGATGGAGTACCAGTGAGGGGAAAGATGACTGAAAGAAGACTGaaagaatcaaatcaaatcaaatttatttgtatagccctttttacacgcaagcatgtcacaaaaAGAGGAAAGAGGACTGAAAGATGACTGAAAGATGACTGAAAGATGACTGAAAGAGGACTGACGAGCAGCGTGATTTCTCCCGTAACACCTGCACGTGTCTGCAGACGAACGTCAACCTTCATCACTCCTCGGTGAGTCAAACTCCCACCAGACGGTCACCCCCGCCCTGCAAGTCTCCTGCCAGTCCagtcctcactcactcactcatctaCCACAGAACCCTCTGCTGCACGCCTTACTGGAGCATCACATTAACACCAGTTGAGCATCTGGACAAATCAATTTTCACAGACATTTactaaaaaaacacaacaatttCCATGCATTCGATGGATTGATGTAAGAAGCTAGGTGTAGAGGAGCACGGTTTAGCACAGTGTATAAacccagcgtgtgtgtggggctgtttGAGGCCAGATCATTTTACTCATAGCGTCCCATAAAGCCAAAAGATGGACTGGACAGATTTGGCTGCATTAGGGAGCATTAAGGGAGTCGATGCTTTCCTCTCGTGTCACGCTGGCATGAGACCTCTTTTCCACCAGGGCAGTTTTGAGTGCCAGTACAGTGCCTAATCTCAAATCAGTTCTTTGCATTTTGACGGCAAAAGAACTAGCTCTGAACCCAGCCGCACCATAACTCTGGTGGTCTAGGAATAAGAACCGCTTACGTCAGGGGCGGAGTTGTCGTGAACAACAAACTGTTGTTTCAAAccgccatttaaaaaaaagcagCTGCACACTATGGACGTTAAAGTCAAAGTGGAGGAAACTAACTGTCTCCTTGCACTCTGGTCCTCGACAGGAGTTCAGAGGGAACCAGAGAGGAGACCAGGGAGTGCATCCAGGTTGGGGAGCCATGGATACCAGGTTGTGAAGAACAGGCTCAAATGACACAGAGCTCACTGAGACACGACATTAGCCTCTAGTTCTTCACAGGACATGTCAGCGTAGCGCTGAAGACAAGACATCTCCACCCTGTATGCAGGCACCACGCTGAGAGCAACCCGAGCCGGCTGCTCATCACGGCTGCTGGGGGAGTCTGGAGCTCTGGAGGATGGcgctcctcctcgctccctctGAACAAACAACATCTAACACTTTGAAACTTCTGCAATGTGGTCTGTCGACTGAGTCTCCTCGCTCAGATTGAACCAGATGAAGACAAGTCGGATGATTAAGAATACTTTAGTGGTCGTGAGTCACATGCAAACTGAAAGCCCTAGGTTCCCACCCGAACATCGACCAGGCCCCATCTGTTCAGGAGGCACAGGCTGGCAAGCCCTGAtacccaaaacacacagatagCAAAACCAAATCCATGACAATCCGACTGATCTCACAGTACAgcagtttttttccccttcttcccCCGTTATTGTATTTTGACCGGCTGATAAAAAAAATCCCTCTGCATTGTGGGTAAGCCTGTGTGTTATGTACCCGACTTTAGCATGAATACCGTGTGACATAACAGCAGCCAAGAAACTTCTTGTACAGTTTACTTTCATGAAGCCGCTGTGTTCATGTGCTAGGGGGGTGAGGATCCCATTGACTGACATCTCTCACAATTACCGGGGGCGCAACGACAGGAGATGAGAATCAAAGCGAAGTGCTGTCTCACCCACAGCCTCAGCCTTTGTGGAATAACAGTCTTTTCATCAGGGAGACgcctgtgtgtatttatagACGGGCGGTATGTGGTTCTGTCACTTCTCATCTGCGTGTGATAATGAAACGGCCAGTCGCTAAAGACCCCATCCTCATGTGTTAATGGAGGAGTCAGTCATCTGGACTCTCATTTGTCTTCAACATGCTCACATCTTCATTAGGTCCCTCGGTGGAAAGAGACTACAAAAGAGCAAGAATAAACTACAACAGGTCCCAACATGTGGAATGCAAGCCCCCTCTTCCTGGGGGGGCGTTGAGGAAACTGTCAGATCCCTATTCCATGTAATGAGAACGCTCTTTGTAGAGGGCACTTTGTCCATGGTCCAGGTGTTAATTACATTACATGCTCGCACAAGCAATGTTTTCTGCTCGATTGTGTTCGATAACCCCCCGCCTCTCTGAACCATATGCTCTCTTAAGCTCAGCTAGAACGATCTAGGATGTCAAACTGGTTCATGGTGAAGGTATTACTTATATTAGGTGCATGCGTTTAATAATATGCAAGGTTACATTGACCCCCAAAAAACGAACGGCTAACAGGGATTGCAcctactactacacacacactttattgaTTGTCAGTGCTCAAACATGAACGTGGTGTGGAATGGGAGGGCTCTCGTCTGATCAATCTTACTTTTTGGCCAGGGCTCTTCTTTCTTCCGGGGTGTAATCAAGGGATCCTATCGCCCCCTCTCCTTTGGTCGGCATGAATCCGATTATAGCTATTAGTGCCGTTCTTACTGGAAcagaaacggggggggggggggggggggaatgagaaACAGGAAAAGAGGTAAAACTAAAATACAAGCTGTGCTGCCGCTGTGAATGAAGAGAGTGGGTTAAATCACAGGAAACACAGCACATTCTGTCAAGTTCAGCCCCTGGGTTACGTAAGCGGGAGTAATGCTTTGTTTTCCAGCGTAAGCCTGGATTTACAGCTTCGCTGAGGACACTGGCCAGCCACCCTCACATCCTTCAGCTGACATGAACACCTTCCTCACTGAGGACGAGGGCCAACGACTGGACCGGCCCACTTCACCTGGGCCCTCTGACCTCACTGCTCTGGGCTTCACCTGGACCCTCTGACCTCAGCGCTCTGGGCTTCACCTGGGCCCTCTGACCTCACCGCTCTGGGCTTCACCTGGGCCCTCTGACCTCACCGCTCTGGGCTTCACCTGGGCCCTCTGAACTCACTAACTTGCAAGTCACTgataaagtaaaataaaaaaaataaaactccTGGAAATGACAAGAGCACCAATCAGAGATGACAAGTGTACATGAAAAAAGTCAGAGGAAAAATAATTTGCGGCCAGGGTGAGGCCAGactgaggccaggaggaggccagggtgaggccaggaggaggccagggtgaggccaggaggaggccagactgaggccaggaggaggccaggaggaggccagggtgaggccaggaggaggccagggtgaggccagggtgaggccagggtgaggccagggtgaggccaggaggaggccaggaggaggccagggtgaggccaggaggaggccaggaggaggccagggtgaggccagggtgaggccagggtgaggccaggaggaggccagggtgaggccaggaggaggccagggtgaggccaggaggaggccaggaggaggccaggaggaggccagggtgaggccaggaggaggccagggtgaggccaggaggaggccagactgaggccagggtgaggccagggtgaggccagggtaaggccaggaggaggccaggaggaggccaggaggaggccaggaggaggccaggaggaggccaggaggaggccagggtgaggccagggtgaggccaggaggaggccagggtgaggccagggtgtgggaGGCTACATGAGACACCAGGGGGCCCAGTGGGGGAGATGACATATATGAGTCACAGCCTGCCTTCACAGCTCCATTACAACCCTTTGTTTGTCACCATGGGATCCCATTGTGTTATTAATTCCTCGCTTTAATAAGAGCTAAGCTTTTATTTGGTCAAAACAAAAGAGAAGAAATGGAGATAAATGCAATGCAGGGGATCTACAGACAATTCTCCCTTTGAATTTTCTACTGATTACATGTTCATGTTTTATGATTGAAAGTAACGTGGATGGATTAATGATGCCTGAAAGCAGGCCAGGGGAGACGGACACAGCAGTATCCTGCCGACATGGAGCTTTGTctgccaacacaacacacacgcccagCTCAACTGTCAGGGACCCATTCATCGAAAGGTCCGTGGTCATACACCATTTTGACTCCATTCCAGTAGTCGACTCATTGAAGTCGCTAAAACTGACTAGAGAACAGCATCTAGAACAACAAAAGCACCCAGAGAAAATAGCATAATGTATATATTCTTCATTTAAATATAAATGGAAAAGTCTTACTCCCATGTTTGTTTTACTGTTTGGGTTGTGCCAGTCAGTGAGCAGAGATGGGATGGTATGAGCACTAGCCCAGCAGCtggagggactggaggactggaggattgggggactggaggactgggggactggaggactggggggactggaggactggggggactggaggactggggggactggggggagaggttggaggactgacaggagggcgagggctggagaggtggtggtggggagcaggggagcaggggtgtgtgtctggcagcagACTGGGCCTGGCTAAAGGGATACCTACTGCTCCAGGATGGCTGCCAGGTCTCCGGATGGTGCCCAGAAATACTCAGACAGATCTTCTTCCCCACCTCGAACCTCCCGTTGGGCTGAAAGACAAGCACATCCACAGTGAGGGGGCCTTAACAGGCCCAAATCAAGAGGATG belongs to Osmerus mordax isolate fOsmMor3 chromosome 8, fOsmMor3.pri, whole genome shotgun sequence and includes:
- the ube2j1 gene encoding ubiquitin-conjugating enzyme E2 J1 yields the protein MENKYNLKSPAVKRLMKEAAELREPTEHYHAQPLEDNLFEWHFSVRGPPDSDFDGGVYHGRIVLPPEYPMKPPSIILLTPNGRFEVGKKICLSISGHHPETWQPSWSIRTALIAIIGFMPTKGEGAIGSLDYTPEERRALAKKSLDFCCEACECSTRTALLSLSPNSTHSPAHAKAKELAQQIKFKEESSSSSLSSESAGASSDSSASSQGQSLGLGEQGPSEGLGEQSEASPAASEEQAAPPAASARSLSPRQRRAQQQGQAQAQRESPSRPIFPAFPVAPHPPQDGSHTGSVVLILLLTLALAALIFRRVYLTQEYKFDYEL